One genomic window of Devosia salina includes the following:
- the rpsU gene encoding 30S ribosomal protein S21, producing MQVVVRDNNVDQALRALKKKLQREGVFREMKLRNYYEKPSEKKARQKAEAVRRARKLARKRAQREGGIVAAPGRAS from the coding sequence TTGCAAGTAGTCGTTCGCGATAACAATGTTGACCAGGCGCTGCGCGCGCTCAAGAAGAAGCTGCAGCGCGAAGGCGTCTTCCGCGAGATGAAGCTGCGCAACTATTACGAGAAGCCCTCTGAGAAGAAGGCTCGCCAGAAGGCCGAGGCCGTTCGTCGCGCTCGCAAGCTGGCCCGTAAGCGCGCTCAGCGCGAAGGCGGCATTGTTGCCGCTCCGGGCCGCGCCAGCTAG
- a CDS encoding multidrug effflux MFS transporter — MKSPRLLGMSPRRTAIIGGLMVATGPLSLTLYSPALPAIVTGLGTDDAGGKLTMSVYFAAFALAQLICGPLSDRYGRRWVGIGFFAIYVIGSLVGALAPTLEVLLLGRVLQGFGVSAGVALSRAMVRDQFVGMDAIRILTLVNLILTVAPAVSPTLGSLIMLVGSWHVMFLVMAGFGLAIIAMLGLGARETLPETQRTPLHPVTVIRNYAQLLLAPAFLLPALVLALAFGGFYGFAALLPFVLIDQIGLTPFQFAMAMLIQTGSFITGNLLAGRLANRLDGPRLVLVGLVFLGLGGLGFAIGPRLFPDSVLATMAPVSLWMLGLATIGPSATASAMARYGHMAGSAGALTGFFQMGGGFLASLLAIALFPDAHAAMVSLLPILAGLAIATALLHRRLYPGQ, encoded by the coding sequence GTGAAGAGCCCCCGCCTGCTGGGGATGTCGCCCCGGCGCACCGCCATTATTGGTGGGTTGATGGTGGCAACCGGCCCCCTCAGCCTCACCCTCTATAGCCCGGCCCTGCCGGCCATCGTCACCGGGCTGGGAACCGACGATGCCGGCGGCAAGCTGACCATGTCGGTCTATTTCGCCGCCTTTGCCCTGGCCCAGTTGATCTGCGGGCCGCTCTCGGATCGCTATGGCCGACGCTGGGTCGGCATCGGCTTTTTCGCCATTTATGTCATCGGCTCGCTGGTGGGCGCACTCGCCCCGACGCTGGAAGTGCTGCTGCTGGGGCGGGTGCTGCAGGGCTTCGGCGTGTCCGCCGGCGTGGCACTGTCCCGCGCCATGGTGCGCGACCAGTTCGTGGGCATGGACGCCATCCGCATCCTCACCCTGGTCAATCTCATCCTCACTGTCGCGCCCGCTGTGTCGCCGACCCTGGGCAGCCTCATCATGCTGGTCGGGTCCTGGCATGTGATGTTCCTGGTCATGGCCGGCTTCGGCCTCGCCATCATCGCCATGCTCGGCCTGGGAGCCCGCGAAACCCTGCCCGAGACCCAGCGTACGCCGCTGCATCCGGTCACGGTAATCCGCAATTATGCGCAATTGCTGCTGGCGCCCGCCTTCCTGCTTCCCGCCCTGGTCCTGGCACTCGCCTTTGGCGGGTTCTACGGCTTTGCCGCGCTCCTGCCCTTCGTATTGATCGACCAGATCGGGCTCACCCCGTTCCAGTTCGCCATGGCCATGCTGATCCAGACCGGGTCCTTCATCACCGGCAATCTGCTGGCGGGACGTCTGGCCAACCGGCTCGATGGACCTCGGCTGGTGCTGGTCGGCCTGGTCTTTCTGGGGCTGGGCGGTCTGGGCTTTGCCATCGGGCCGCGGCTCTTCCCTGATTCGGTCCTCGCCACCATGGCGCCGGTGAGCCTGTGGATGCTGGGGCTGGCCACCATTGGGCCCAGCGCCACTGCCAGCGCCATGGCCCGCTATGGACACATGGCCGGCTCCGCCGGCGCTCTGACCGGCTTCTTCCAGATGGGCGGCGGCTTCCTCGCCTCGCTACTGGCAATCGCCCTGTTTCCAGATGCCCACGCCGCCATGGTCAGCCTGCTGCCGATCCTGGCCGGGCTCGCAATTGCGACCGCGCTGCTGCATCGCCGGCTCTATCCCGGGCAATAA
- a CDS encoding tryptophan-rich sensory protein — MATTAPLVIARPGTPASATNRHAVLAWFICTGLPLGLFGLVNLGTERLGILPLFFAPFGLPGWVGAIVHLAQLALLGSAYWAVTQSAARSPARFWLIALILGYVALPFVTPPLDSLQLSLVCSALFLVALATISRVGVVSKLAAWLMAPMLAIIGFSAIMGLAISAAYAPPFALMQGHDTPPAS, encoded by the coding sequence ATGGCAACCACAGCACCGCTCGTCATCGCCCGCCCGGGCACGCCTGCCAGCGCCACCAATCGGCATGCTGTCCTCGCTTGGTTCATCTGCACCGGCCTCCCTCTCGGCCTCTTCGGGCTCGTCAATCTGGGTACCGAACGCCTTGGCATCCTGCCGCTGTTTTTCGCACCCTTTGGTCTGCCCGGCTGGGTCGGCGCCATTGTCCACCTGGCGCAGCTGGCGCTGTTGGGCAGCGCCTATTGGGCGGTGACGCAGAGCGCAGCGCGCAGCCCGGCGCGGTTCTGGCTTATCGCCCTCATCCTGGGCTATGTGGCCCTGCCCTTTGTCACCCCGCCGCTCGATTCGCTGCAATTGAGCCTTGTCTGTTCGGCCCTGTTCCTCGTGGCCCTGGCCACCATCTCGCGGGTCGGCGTCGTCTCAAAGCTCGCTGCCTGGCTGATGGCCCCGATGCTGGCCATCATTGGCTTCAGTGCCATCATGGGCCTTGCCATCTCCGCCGCCTATGCACCGCCCTTCGCGCTCATGCAGGGCCACGACACCCCGCCTGCCAGCTGA
- a CDS encoding alpha/beta hydrolase: MKLFRRLLLATLVLIALGYSAVVAYMYVNQRALQYNAQGKVFSLAETRLPKASDVSIDTGGSTVNGWYQAPKPGMPVILYYKGNSKSFSEEHERFEQFVADGYGFLAFDYRGFPASPGDISEANILNDALAAYDWLDAQTDAPILIWGRSLGSGPATYVASRREARALLLETPFLSAVNVAAERYPILPVGLVMQDQFRNDLWIKDVSEPVLVAHGTADRTIDGSNGERLYALAPDPAELWIVPGADHSDLWDAGIWSHAEAFFRKALSQ, from the coding sequence TTGAAGCTCTTTCGCCGCCTGTTGCTCGCCACTTTGGTCCTGATCGCCTTGGGCTATTCGGCCGTGGTCGCCTATATGTATGTCAACCAGCGCGCGCTGCAGTACAATGCCCAGGGCAAGGTGTTCAGCCTGGCCGAGACCCGGCTGCCAAAGGCCAGCGATGTCTCCATCGATACCGGCGGTTCCACCGTCAACGGCTGGTATCAGGCGCCCAAACCCGGCATGCCGGTAATCCTCTACTACAAGGGCAACTCCAAGAGCTTCTCCGAGGAGCACGAACGCTTCGAGCAATTCGTGGCCGATGGCTACGGCTTCCTTGCTTTCGACTATCGCGGCTTCCCCGCCTCGCCCGGCGACATTTCGGAAGCCAATATCCTCAACGATGCGCTTGCCGCCTATGATTGGCTCGATGCGCAGACCGATGCCCCCATCCTGATCTGGGGCCGCTCGCTGGGCTCGGGCCCCGCCACTTATGTGGCCAGCCGACGCGAAGCCAGGGCCTTGTTGCTCGAAACGCCGTTCCTCTCGGCGGTCAACGTCGCCGCCGAGCGCTATCCCATCCTCCCAGTGGGGCTGGTGATGCAGGACCAGTTCCGCAACGATCTCTGGATCAAGGACGTGTCCGAGCCTGTCCTGGTTGCCCACGGCACCGCCGACCGCACCATTGACGGCTCGAATGGCGAACGCCTCTATGCCCTTGCGCCCGATCCGGCCGAACTCTGGATCGTGCCGGGCGCCGACCATTCCGACCTTTGGGATGCCGGCATCTGGTCCCATGCCGAGGCCTTTTTCCGGAAGGCCCTATCGCAGTGA
- a CDS encoding DsbA family oxidoreductase produces MAKLLKIDVFTDVVCPWCLVGSARLDQALANLPDDIEVEIENHPFYLDPTVPPEGVDVGAMLREKYGRDPAEMWARVESEAQKAGITLDLSRQPRMFNTAKAHTLTRLSKANGNQHDLANAIAEAYFLQHQQINDDNVLADIAVEHGWDRGDAMDAINDETELDITAQLATSAAQQGIRGVPFFVFGEKYALSGAQPDEVFAQALDKTISEL; encoded by the coding sequence ATGGCCAAGCTGCTCAAGATCGACGTCTTCACCGATGTGGTCTGCCCCTGGTGCCTGGTGGGGTCGGCGCGGCTGGACCAGGCCCTCGCGAACCTGCCCGATGACATTGAGGTCGAAATCGAGAACCACCCCTTCTATCTCGATCCCACCGTCCCTCCCGAGGGCGTGGATGTCGGTGCCATGTTGCGCGAGAAATATGGCCGGGACCCCGCCGAGATGTGGGCACGGGTCGAAAGCGAAGCCCAAAAGGCCGGCATCACGCTCGATCTCAGCCGCCAGCCGCGCATGTTCAATACGGCCAAGGCGCATACGCTGACGCGGCTCTCCAAGGCCAATGGCAATCAGCACGACCTGGCTAATGCCATCGCCGAGGCCTATTTCCTCCAGCACCAGCAGATCAACGACGATAACGTGTTGGCCGACATCGCCGTCGAGCATGGCTGGGACCGGGGCGATGCCATGGATGCCATCAACGACGAGACCGAGCTCGATATCACAGCGCAGCTGGCGACGAGTGCCGCCCAACAGGGCATTCGCGGTGTTCCCTTCTTCGTCTTCGGCGAGAAATATGCCCTCTCCGGCGCGCAGCCGGACGAAGTCTTTGCACAGGCGCTCGACAAGACCATTTCCGAGCTCTGA
- a CDS encoding outer membrane protein, with protein sequence MRSSATALLALVLVSAPAQAADLGWGGNTSPIYSPTSAAQWTGFYAGVSGGYGWGTTVNSPALAGGVTDNNAGGWSLGGQAGYNVDMGGFVLGGEADLQWSSIGYREPIAGGNFEARTDLFGTLRARAGVPVGQVMPYATAGVAYGRGTAQETTGVVTSQSASHFGWAAGLGLEAQATANLSLKAEYLYVDLGTQSYNGLPVGNRDISQRFSVVRAGINYKF encoded by the coding sequence ATGAGATCCTCTGCCACCGCGCTGCTTGCTCTGGTTCTGGTTTCCGCGCCCGCCCAGGCGGCTGATCTGGGTTGGGGCGGCAACACGTCCCCCATCTATTCGCCCACCAGCGCCGCGCAGTGGACCGGCTTCTATGCCGGGGTCAGCGGCGGCTATGGCTGGGGCACCACGGTCAATTCGCCCGCCCTGGCTGGCGGCGTCACCGATAACAATGCCGGCGGTTGGAGCCTGGGCGGACAGGCCGGCTACAATGTTGACATGGGCGGCTTCGTGCTGGGTGGCGAAGCGGACCTGCAGTGGTCCAGCATCGGCTATCGCGAGCCAATCGCCGGCGGAAACTTCGAAGCCAGGACCGATCTGTTCGGCACCCTGCGTGCCCGCGCTGGTGTACCGGTAGGCCAGGTCATGCCCTATGCCACGGCCGGCGTCGCCTATGGCCGCGGCACCGCGCAGGAGACCACCGGCGTCGTCACCTCGCAGTCGGCCAGTCATTTCGGCTGGGCTGCGGGCCTGGGCCTCGAGGCGCAGGCCACAGCCAACCTCTCGCTCAAGGCCGAGTATCTCTATGTCGACCTGGGCACCCAGTCCTACAATGGCCTGCCGGTGGGCAATCGCGACATCTCGCAGCGCTTTTCAGTGGTCCGCGCCGGTATCAACTACAAGTTCTAG
- a CDS encoding sigma-54-dependent transcriptional regulator, producing the protein MTRVLVVDDDPVQLRLTAEIANRAGFKPITATGGEQALDILREDRQLGAMILDLVMPDLDGMAVMEAMRKEGLTTPVIIQTANASLETVISAMRQGAADYFVKPVAPERLIISLRNAMKLDALEAAIRAEHARRAGTFSRKDMIATAPSMARVITLCAKAAKSTIPVLIEGETGVGKELVARIIQGTGERAGKPFVTVNCGAIPPNLVESVLFGHKKGAFTGAHADQAGKFSEAHGGTLFLDEVGELPLETQVKLLRALQEGEIEPVGASKPEKVNVRLISATNRRLLNLAKSGEFREDLFYRLNVFPIYVPPLRERREDLPALLDHFTARFSAEAGKRVLGASPAVMDLLQAYDWPGNVRQLENAVYRAIVLSDGPFLETQDFPQIVAQSAGREEALRAVEKVAAPSEPVHIDAATARPRPDPAPAPARDRFLSDNGDLQPLSDIEREAIAFAIAHHGGRMSRVARALGIGRSTLYRKLHEYGMADGLINDAA; encoded by the coding sequence ATGACGCGGGTTCTGGTGGTCGATGATGATCCGGTGCAATTGCGGCTGACCGCGGAAATTGCCAACCGGGCGGGCTTCAAGCCCATCACTGCCACGGGCGGCGAACAGGCCCTCGACATCCTGCGCGAGGACCGGCAGCTGGGCGCCATGATCCTCGACCTGGTCATGCCCGATCTCGACGGGATGGCAGTCATGGAGGCCATGCGCAAGGAGGGGCTGACCACCCCGGTCATCATCCAGACTGCCAATGCCTCACTGGAAACCGTGATCTCGGCGATGCGCCAGGGCGCCGCCGATTATTTCGTCAAGCCCGTTGCGCCGGAGCGCCTCATCATCTCCCTGCGCAACGCCATGAAGCTCGACGCGCTCGAGGCGGCCATCCGCGCCGAGCATGCCCGCCGGGCCGGCACCTTCTCGCGCAAGGACATGATCGCGACCGCGCCGAGCATGGCGCGCGTCATCACGCTTTGTGCCAAGGCGGCCAAGAGCACCATTCCGGTGCTGATCGAGGGCGAGACCGGCGTGGGCAAGGAACTGGTTGCCCGCATCATCCAGGGCACCGGCGAACGTGCCGGCAAGCCCTTCGTCACCGTCAATTGCGGCGCCATCCCGCCAAACCTGGTCGAGTCCGTGCTGTTCGGCCACAAGAAGGGGGCCTTTACCGGCGCCCATGCCGATCAGGCCGGCAAGTTCAGCGAAGCCCATGGCGGCACGCTCTTTCTCGACGAGGTCGGCGAGTTGCCCCTCGAAACTCAGGTCAAGCTGCTGCGCGCCCTGCAGGAAGGCGAAATCGAGCCGGTGGGCGCCAGCAAGCCCGAGAAGGTCAATGTTCGGCTCATCTCCGCCACCAACCGGCGCCTCCTGAACCTGGCCAAGTCCGGCGAATTCCGGGAAGACCTGTTCTATCGCCTCAATGTCTTTCCCATCTATGTGCCGCCGCTGCGCGAGCGCCGGGAGGACCTGCCGGCCCTGCTCGACCATTTCACCGCCCGGTTCTCGGCCGAGGCCGGCAAGCGGGTGCTTGGCGCTTCGCCCGCCGTCATGGACCTGCTCCAGGCCTATGACTGGCCCGGCAATGTTCGCCAGCTCGAAAACGCCGTCTATCGCGCCATTGTACTCAGCGACGGCCCCTTCCTCGAAACCCAGGACTTTCCGCAGATCGTGGCGCAGTCCGCCGGACGCGAGGAGGCATTGCGGGCCGTCGAGAAGGTCGCGGCCCCCAGCGAGCCGGTGCATATCGACGCTGCCACGGCCCGGCCTCGACCGGATCCCGCACCAGCCCCTGCGCGTGACCGTTTCCTCTCCGACAATGGTGACTTGCAGCCGCTATCGGATATCGAGCGCGAGGCCATCGCCTTCGCCATCGCTCATCATGGCGGGCGCATGTCGCGGGTTGCCCGGGCGCTCGGCATCGGTCGTTCCACGCTCTATCGCAAGCTGCATGAATACGGCATGGCCGACGGCCTGATCAACGACGCGGCCTGA
- a CDS encoding 5-(carboxyamino)imidazole ribonucleotide synthase, whose protein sequence is MTDKSTILAPGSTIGILGGGQLGRMLALAAAKLGLKSHIYCPDPQSPAFDVTPFKTVAAYDDVEALKAFAAQVDVVTYEFENVPAATAEVLAGIKPLRPGANALAVSQDRLLEKGFLASKNIPVAPYRAVHSLDELHQAVAEHGLPAVLKTTRLGYDGKGQRVLRAPGDAEAAFAELAPHPLVLEGFVPFEKEISVVVARGTDGTVRAFDAAENVHRHHILHTSTVPADIPPGVEKHAAMLAKVIVVALDYVGVLGVEFFVVPGERPTLLVNEIAPRVHNSGHWTEAVCLTDQFEQHIRAIAGWPLGDPRRMADVVMQNLVGDEVEMVPNGLDGDTQPHLYGKAEARPGRKMGHINRVVRG, encoded by the coding sequence TTGACCGACAAATCCACCATTCTCGCTCCCGGTTCCACCATCGGCATTCTGGGCGGAGGACAATTGGGTCGCATGCTGGCGCTGGCGGCGGCGAAACTGGGATTGAAGAGCCACATCTATTGTCCGGACCCGCAGAGTCCGGCTTTCGATGTCACCCCGTTCAAGACCGTGGCCGCCTATGACGATGTCGAGGCCCTCAAGGCCTTTGCGGCTCAGGTCGATGTCGTTACCTATGAATTCGAGAATGTGCCGGCGGCCACCGCCGAGGTGCTGGCCGGCATCAAGCCGCTGCGGCCCGGCGCCAATGCGCTGGCGGTCTCGCAGGACCGGCTGCTCGAAAAGGGCTTTCTGGCTTCCAAGAACATTCCGGTGGCGCCCTATCGGGCCGTGCACAGCCTTGATGAGCTGCATCAGGCGGTGGCCGAGCATGGCCTGCCCGCGGTGCTCAAGACCACGCGGCTGGGTTATGACGGCAAGGGGCAGCGCGTGCTGCGCGCGCCGGGTGATGCCGAGGCCGCTTTCGCCGAACTGGCCCCGCATCCGCTGGTGCTTGAGGGCTTCGTGCCATTCGAGAAGGAAATTTCCGTGGTGGTAGCACGCGGCACCGATGGCACAGTGCGGGCGTTCGATGCGGCCGAAAACGTGCATCGGCACCATATTCTCCACACCTCCACCGTGCCGGCCGATATTCCACCCGGCGTCGAGAAGCATGCCGCCATGCTGGCCAAGGTGATCGTCGTGGCGCTGGACTATGTCGGGGTGCTGGGCGTGGAATTCTTCGTGGTTCCTGGCGAGCGCCCGACCCTGCTCGTCAACGAAATCGCGCCGCGCGTGCACAATTCGGGCCACTGGACCGAGGCGGTGTGCCTGACCGACCAGTTCGAGCAGCATATCCGCGCCATTGCCGGCTGGCCGCTGGGCGACCCGCGCCGCATGGCCGACGTGGTCATGCAGAACCTGGTCGGCGACGAGGTCGAGATGGTCCCCAATGGCCTGGATGGCGACACCCAGCCGCACCTCTATGGCAAGGCCGAGGCGCGACCGGGCCGCAAGATGGGGCATATCAACAGGGTGGTGCGAGGGTAG
- the phnE gene encoding phosphonate ABC transporter, permease protein PhnE, protein MNRTTHGEIARLRRTNPELFSSPLIAQIRTWALWLGFIAALAYGLWWVDANPMRIVNGLNKLGLLVGLMIPPHPGDGFWSYVHAMLETLGMAFLGTVIAAVLAVPLGFLGAKNIMPNWLFHFGLRRIYDGFRGIDGLVWALIFVSAVGLGPFAGVLAIAVGDLMIFAKLFAEAIENVETKQVEGVRAAGGNDTHVMRLGVFPQVLPVMMSHVLYFFESNVRSATILGIVGAGGIGLALSDRMRINNWQEVAFIILMILVTVAVIDNISRSIRARLIDAAPQN, encoded by the coding sequence GTGAACAGGACAACCCATGGCGAAATCGCGCGTCTGCGCCGCACCAATCCGGAACTGTTTTCCAGCCCGCTGATCGCACAGATCCGGACCTGGGCACTCTGGCTCGGCTTCATTGCCGCTCTGGCCTATGGGCTCTGGTGGGTCGATGCGAACCCCATGCGGATCGTCAATGGCCTCAACAAGCTGGGCCTGCTGGTTGGCCTGATGATCCCACCCCATCCCGGCGATGGGTTCTGGAGCTATGTCCACGCCATGCTCGAGACGCTTGGCATGGCATTCCTGGGCACGGTCATCGCCGCCGTGCTTGCTGTTCCGCTAGGCTTTCTCGGGGCCAAGAATATCATGCCGAACTGGCTGTTCCATTTCGGCCTTCGCCGTATCTATGATGGGTTTCGCGGTATTGACGGGTTGGTCTGGGCGCTGATCTTCGTTTCCGCCGTCGGACTGGGGCCGTTCGCCGGGGTGCTCGCCATTGCCGTGGGTGATCTCATGATCTTCGCCAAGCTCTTTGCCGAAGCCATCGAGAATGTGGAAACCAAACAGGTAGAGGGGGTTCGCGCCGCTGGCGGCAACGACACCCATGTCATGCGGTTGGGCGTGTTTCCGCAGGTCCTGCCGGTGATGATGAGCCACGTGCTCTACTTCTTTGAATCCAATGTACGCTCCGCCACCATCCTGGGCATTGTTGGCGCAGGCGGCATTGGGCTTGCCCTCTCGGACCGGATGCGCATCAACAATTGGCAGGAAGTTGCCTTCATCATCCTGATGATCCTGGTCACCGTCGCGGTCATCGACAACATTTCTCGCAGCATCCGGGCGAGGCTGATCGATGCCGCGCCCCAGAACTGA
- a CDS encoding alpha/beta fold hydrolase codes for MYQPIVFLPGLICDQRLWRDVIDGLADCVAPMVADLRLDDTIAAMAARTLAAAPPLFALAGLSMGGYVALEIMRQAPERVTHLALLDTSARADTEERRETRRKGIEMIGQGKFIGVSRGLLPTLVAPHHLGMPLAEEVQAMSERVGGEVYIRQQKAIMGRIDSVPNLGAITAPTLVGVGALDKLIPPEMSEEMAARIPGAELATFPDAGHLPTMENPRPVVEAMKVWLGR; via the coding sequence ATGTACCAGCCCATCGTCTTCCTGCCTGGCCTCATCTGCGACCAGAGGCTCTGGCGCGACGTCATCGACGGGCTGGCGGACTGCGTCGCGCCCATGGTCGCTGACCTCCGGCTCGATGACACCATCGCCGCCATGGCCGCCCGGACCCTCGCCGCTGCACCGCCGCTCTTCGCCCTGGCTGGCCTGTCGATGGGCGGCTATGTGGCGCTTGAAATCATGCGCCAGGCACCCGAACGCGTCACCCATCTGGCTTTGCTCGACACCTCGGCCCGCGCCGACACCGAGGAACGTCGCGAAACCCGCCGCAAAGGCATAGAAATGATCGGCCAGGGCAAGTTCATCGGCGTTTCCCGCGGATTGCTCCCGACCCTCGTCGCCCCACACCATCTTGGAATGCCTCTCGCCGAGGAGGTGCAGGCCATGTCCGAGCGCGTCGGCGGTGAGGTCTATATCCGCCAGCAGAAGGCGATCATGGGGCGGATCGATTCGGTACCCAATCTGGGCGCAATCACCGCGCCGACATTGGTGGGGGTCGGCGCGCTGGACAAGCTGATCCCGCCCGAAATGTCCGAGGAAATGGCCGCACGCATTCCGGGCGCGGAACTGGCGACGTTCCCCGATGCCGGCCACCTGCCAACCATGGAAAATCCGCGTCCGGTCGTCGAAGCGATGAAAGTGTGGCTGGGGCGGTAG
- a CDS encoding SlyX family protein, which produces MDGPDHSERIDALEARVAYQDHTIEELNAALTEQWKTIDLLTKKLALLEEQVRSGSYIADPATEKPPPHY; this is translated from the coding sequence ATGGACGGTCCTGACCACAGTGAGCGGATCGATGCGCTGGAAGCGCGTGTCGCCTATCAGGACCACACGATCGAGGAACTCAACGCGGCCCTGACCGAGCAGTGGAAGACCATTGACCTGCTCACCAAGAAATTGGCCTTGCTCGAAGAGCAGGTGCGTTCGGGCAGCTATATCGCCGATCCGGCGACGGAAAAACCGCCGCCGCATTATTGA
- the purE gene encoding 5-(carboxyamino)imidazole ribonucleotide mutase has protein sequence MLKPPVAIVMGSQSDWPTMRLAAETLENLEVEYEARIVSAHRTPERMVDFATNARAEGVKVIIAGAGGAAHLPGMIAAMTPLPVFGVPVRSKALSGMDSLYSIVQMPGGIPVGTLAIGEPGAINAALLAAAVLALSDDDLADRLDAHRARQTQSVPQFPSDLE, from the coding sequence ATGCTCAAGCCACCGGTCGCCATCGTCATGGGCAGCCAGTCCGACTGGCCCACCATGCGGCTGGCCGCGGAAACCCTCGAAAATCTCGAAGTCGAGTATGAGGCGCGCATCGTTTCGGCGCATCGCACGCCCGAGCGCATGGTGGATTTCGCCACCAATGCCCGCGCCGAAGGGGTCAAGGTGATCATCGCCGGGGCCGGAGGGGCTGCGCATCTGCCGGGCATGATCGCGGCCATGACGCCGCTGCCCGTTTTTGGCGTACCAGTCCGCTCCAAGGCGCTCTCGGGCATGGACAGCCTCTATTCCATCGTGCAGATGCCGGGCGGCATTCCCGTGGGGACGCTGGCCATCGGCGAGCCGGGTGCCATCAACGCGGCGCTCCTGGCCGCCGCAGTGCTGGCGCTGAGCGACGACGACCTGGCCGATCGGCTCGACGCGCACCGCGCCCGCCAGACCCAGTCCGTGCCCCAGTTTCCGTCCGATCTCGAGTAG
- the soxR gene encoding redox-sensitive transcriptional activator SoxR, with translation MWKSLLSVGEVARRAGVAVSALHFYERKGLIQSIRTGGNQRRYERSVLRRVAVIQVAQSVGLTLEEIAAAMAELPRDKAPGPEDWARMSGLWHAQLNARIARLERLRDGLGTCIGCGCLSTGTCPLRNPGDQFGQQGRTGAHLLKGD, from the coding sequence ATGTGGAAGTCCCTGCTGAGCGTTGGAGAGGTCGCCCGTCGCGCCGGCGTGGCCGTATCGGCCCTGCATTTCTACGAGCGCAAGGGGCTGATCCAGTCGATCCGCACCGGGGGCAACCAGCGGCGCTATGAACGCAGCGTGCTGCGGCGGGTGGCGGTCATCCAGGTGGCGCAGAGCGTGGGCCTCACGCTCGAGGAGATCGCTGCGGCCATGGCCGAACTGCCGCGCGACAAGGCCCCTGGACCCGAGGACTGGGCGCGCATGTCAGGGCTCTGGCATGCCCAGCTCAATGCGCGGATTGCCCGGCTCGAGCGGCTGCGCGATGGCCTCGGCACGTGCATCGGTTGCGGGTGCCTGTCGACCGGGACCTGCCCGCTGCGCAATCCCGGCGACCAGTTTGGGCAGCAAGGCCGCACGGGAGCGCATCTGCTCAAGGGTGATTGA
- a CDS encoding YdcH family protein — translation MLQLSKEQEAQLGLELATKRQEHSDLDAAIHTLTQSHMADRMLIQRLKKRKLSLKDRIVQLENILLPDIIA, via the coding sequence ATGTTGCAGTTGAGCAAGGAACAGGAAGCCCAGCTGGGGCTGGAACTGGCGACAAAACGCCAGGAACACTCGGATTTGGACGCCGCGATCCATACCTTGACCCAGTCGCATATGGCCGACCGGATGCTGATCCAGCGGCTCAAGAAGCGGAAGCTGTCGCTCAAGGATCGCATCGTCCAGCTCGAGAATATTCTGCTGCCCGACATCATCGCCTGA
- a CDS encoding YdcH family protein, with amino-acid sequence MTTEGHIAALERRHQELDRMIQSESQNRLADDLTVAALKRKKLEVKDELYKLQGATRQ; translated from the coding sequence ATGACGACTGAAGGCCACATCGCAGCGCTGGAACGGCGCCATCAGGAGCTGGATCGGATGATCCAGAGCGAATCCCAAAATCGGCTCGCCGATGACCTGACGGTAGCAGCGCTGAAGCGGAAGAAACTCGAGGTGAAGGACGAACTTTACAAGCTCCAGGGCGCCACGCGGCAATAA